The following are from one region of the Salmo trutta chromosome 22, fSalTru1.1, whole genome shotgun sequence genome:
- the LOC115158053 gene encoding immediate early response gene 5 protein, with translation MEFKVEAHRIMSISLGKIYNSRVQRGGIKLHKNLLVSLVLRSARQVYLSDYYGGICLSAQQAREWCEGEYMASEQDKLVPGSTERLSESDEQSEVVVDKQEPRDVVESPAALHVETQASGEQDSAENGVSDSGCSDIKTPEESPEATQTCAVASVVTAISSNSISAPSPGDPKEETETPTDCQTDNSESSEKHSYEPKAPQAYTNRKRTADDSELTDSPTKRTKPTSTSIPSTNDENKGETEEMDTSNVSSLITIFGSSFSGLLSNKEGEQPDSEAEDSDSGQICCDQMLKNLNPWSTAIVAF, from the coding sequence ATGGAGTTTAAAGTTGAGGCGCATCGGATTATGAGTATTTCACTCGGGAAGATTTATAACTCCCGAGTGCAACGTGGTGGTATCAAACTACACAAAAATCTACTGGTCTCCCTCGTTCTACGGAGTGCCCGGCAAGTATACCTGAGTGACTACTACGGCGGCATATGCCTGAGCGCCCAGCAAGCAAGAGAGTGGTGTGAGGGGGAGTacatggcttcagaacaagacaAATTGGTCCCCGGTTCGACAGAGAGGCTGTCTGAATCGGACGAGCAAAGCGAAGTGGTGGTGGACAAGCAGGAGCCCAGAGATGTGGTCGAATCCCCGGCGGCACTCCACGTAGAAACTCAAGCGAGTGGCGAACAAGACAGCGCCGAAAATGGAGTTTCGGATTCAGGATGTAGCGACATCAAAACCCCGGAAGAGAGTCCGGAGGCTACTCAGACATGTGCGGTCGCCAGTGTTGTTACTGCTATCTCATCCAACAGTATTAGTGCTCCCTCTCCGGGTGATCCAAAAGAGGAAACGGAGACGCCGACAGACTGCCAGACGGACAACAGTGAATCATCGGAGAAACATTCGTACGAGCCCAAAGCGCCCCAGGCTTACACTAACAGGAAACGGACTGCCGATGACTCAGAACTCACAGACTCACCAACGAAAAGAACGAAACCAACTTCCACATCTATACCTTCTACAAACGACGAGAATAAAGGGGAAACTGAAGAAATGGACACTAGCAATGTATCGAGTTTGATAACAATATTCGGTTCCAGTTTTTCTGGACTCCTGAGTAACAAAGAGGGAGAGCAGCCTGACTCCGAGGCAGAGGACAGTGACTCTGGGCAAATCTGTTGTGATCAAATGCTCAAAAACCTCAACCCTTGGAGTACTGCAATTGTTGCCTTTTAA
- the LOC115158054 gene encoding syntaxin-6, with translation MSMEDPFFVVKGEVQKAVNTAQGLYHRWSELLQDPSGASKEEVDWTTNELRNSLRSIDWDLEDLDETISIVESNPKKFNLDAVELTKRKGFITSTRQTVKEMKDHMSSPTALAMSDKKNRQALLGDSGSQGPIWQPGPDKYTRLDQELRTANSQFIEEQQTQQQLMAEQQDDQLELVSGTIGVLKNMSERIGMELDEQTVMLDDFSHEMESTHSRLDNVMKKLAKVSNMTTDRRQWCAIGILLAVLFVVVILFFIL, from the exons ATGTCTATGGAAGATCCGTTCTTCGTCGTCAAAGG TGAGGTCCAGAAGGCGGTGAACACTGCTCAAGGGCTGTACCATAGATGGAGCGAGCTGCTGCAGGATCCCAGTGGTGCTTCCAAGGAGGAGGTGGATTGGACCACCAATGAGTTGAGAAACAGTCTGCGGTCCATCGACTGGGACCTGGAAGATCTCGATGAGACCATCA GTATTGTTGAATCGAACCCTAAGAAGTTCAATCTGGACGCAGTGGAGCTGACCAAACGGAAAGGCTTCATCACAAGCACCAGACAAACTGTTAAG GAAATGAAAGACCACATGTCCAGTCCAACAGCCTTAGCCATGTCCGACAAGAAAAACAGACAG GCTCTGTTAGGGGACAGTGGGTCTCAAGGCCCAATCTGGCAACCAGGACCCGACAAATACACCCGCCTGGACCAAGAGCTACGGACGGCCAACTCCCAGTTCATCGAGGAGCAGCAAACCCAACAGCAG ctcatGGCAGAGCAGCAGGATGACCAGCTGGAGCTGGTGTCTGGGACCATCGGGGTGCTGAAGAACATGTCTGAGAGGATTGGCATGGAGTTGGATGAACAGACAGT TATGCTGGATGACTTCTCCCATGAGATGGAAAGTACCCACTCCAGACTGGACAATGTCATGAAGAAGCTGGCCAAGGTCTCCAACATGACCACTG ACCGGCGACAGTGGTGTGCTATTGGTATTCTACTGGCCGTTCTGTTTGTGGTCGTCATTCTCTTCTTCATCCTGTGA